The DNA window CTTGTGATGATTGACCGCGCTGCACGGCGTTTTCGGCCATGGCATTAGCCAACACTTCAGCGACTGCCTGCGCATTAGGAATGCCGCGCAGCATCGGTTGGGGGTTAAGCCAGCGCCAAGGACGCACATGTGGCCACAACACCACATACGAAATTCGCTGCTCTGGATCCACTTTCATGGGCACATCGCCCGTACCGTCGCGATAAGTCTTCAACGAAGCACTTTCGATGAGTGCGAACGGTAAGTTGATGGTCATCTGCAACGCCACACCAAAGCGAATCACTACGCGTTGATTGGTGATGGTATACACGGTTGCGCGCGCCGTAGCATAGGCGAGGGCCATGAACAGACCAATAGCGGTTAACGAGAGCATGAATACAAAGCCCATGGAGAGCAGCGCACCAAAAACCGTTTGGGTTTCAATAAAGCCTGTCAGACCACGCAAAAATAGGAAAAGACCCAGAAAGACGATCACCTTGCGCAGGTGAAAAGCGCGTAGCGCTAAGGTTGTCCAATGCGGTGCGCCCTGCCACAAAATAAACTCCCCCTTGGGGGGGAGTTCAGGCAAACCGCGAATCGGCTCAACGGCATGATCGTCGTCGTGACTCACAAGAACTTATATTTGCGTTGTGGGGTTGCGTAAAAATGACCGCCTCCAAAATACGCCATGATTTTATCTTCTTCAAGACGCGTGATGGATTCGGGGTCTTTGACCGTTGGGGCCTCAGCGAAATGTTCGGCTTTGACCGAGACCACACGAACGAAGCGCTCACGGTAGTCTTCGCTACGCTCCTTCGGTGTGCCCTTGGCCGGGCCGTACTCACTGCGCGCGATCTTGGTCAGGAACATAGGCACTAAGCGGATACCGCCGTCGGCCAGTTTGACTTCGAGGTACCGCGGCATCGCCTCGGAGCGGTCCACCCAAATATCCAGACATTCGCCGGCAACCTTGCCATCCAGCGCAACCACCTTCATGCCGCGCGGATCGGGATCGTTGGACGACACGGCAAAACCATGACCGGCAATGCGCATGGGAACAATACGCGGCACGCCATCCATCGTGACATCGGGGATGTCGGCGCGATTGGCCCAAGAAGCGGGGCCGACGCCATCGACCATTGGGTTACCCGTCGGCTCTAGCGGTGCACCGGGATAGTTGGCCACAGGCTTGGCGTGGATTTCGCGGGTATCGGGATTGCCATTGGCAATAATGTTTTTGCTGCCGTCTTTCTCCAAGTATTCCTTGGGCCCGGGAGCGGCGGGGTAGCCTTGTACGGTGATGTAAGGCGAGCGGTCAGACTCCAGCGGATAACCTTCCCGCTTATTCTCGCGATGTAGATAATAGATTAGAGCTGCAAAGGCGAACCAGAATACATACAGGGCGACTTGGGCAACATTGATATATTCAGTGATGGCACCGGTTGGCATTTCATTTCCTCCAGTTATGCGCACATGCAGCGCGGAAGTACCCGCAGATAATAGGGATATTGCCAGACATTATTCCGGTGCGTGGGAAAGCCGAACTGCGAGTATGACCTGGATCAGCATACTGGGTGTTTGGCGTGATGGTTTCTCAGTTCCAGCGCCTGTGATGTGTAAAAACCTTGCGAGATACGCTGCGTGCGTTCCGCCCGCCAGTCACCCAAAGTAGGCTCCAAGCCAATCAG is part of the Ectothiorhodosinus mongolicus genome and encodes:
- the puhB gene encoding photosynthetic complex putative assembly protein PuhB, yielding MSHDDDHAVEPIRGLPELPPKGEFILWQGAPHWTTLALRAFHLRKVIVFLGLFLFLRGLTGFIETQTVFGALLSMGFVFMLSLTAIGLFMALAYATARATVYTITNQRVVIRFGVALQMTINLPFALIESASLKTYRDGTGDVPMKVDPEQRISYVVLWPHVRPWRWLNPQPMLRGIPNAQAVAEVLANAMAENAVQRGQSSQDPDQGTAATVGA
- the puhA gene encoding photosynthetic reaction center subunit H; its protein translation is MPTGAITEYINVAQVALYVFWFAFAALIYYLHRENKREGYPLESDRSPYITVQGYPAAPGPKEYLEKDGSKNIIANGNPDTREIHAKPVANYPGAPLEPTGNPMVDGVGPASWANRADIPDVTMDGVPRIVPMRIAGHGFAVSSNDPDPRGMKVVALDGKVAGECLDIWVDRSEAMPRYLEVKLADGGIRLVPMFLTKIARSEYGPAKGTPKERSEDYRERFVRVVSVKAEHFAEAPTVKDPESITRLEEDKIMAYFGGGHFYATPQRKYKFL